In the genome of Catalinimonas alkaloidigena, the window TCGCGCGACATGTGGGGCGAAAATTCTGGTATTGCCAAGATCATCCACATCACCAACGCGCAAAACAAAACCTACTGGGCCGACAAACAGCTGGCGGGTAACCTGGCTTCCGGCGACGACGAAGCGCTTTTCCACCGGAAAAAACACCTAAAGAAGCGGTTGTTCGAAACCGTGGCTGACCAGACCGGGAAGATTTTTGACAAAGACGTGTTGACCATCGTGTGGGCGCGGCGCTTCGCCGAATACAAGCGCGCGGACCTGATCAAGCGTGATATTATGCGTTTCAACCGCCTGATCAACAACGACAAGTATCCTGTGCAGATCATCTGGGCAGGCAAACCGTATCCGTTCGACTACAACGCCATCAGCCGTTTCGATCACCTGGTGACGTCCAGTTACAAAACCAAAAATACGGCGGTGTTGGTCGGCTACGAACTGGCGCTGTCGATGCTGCTGAAACAGGGAGCCGACATCTGGCTGAACACGCCGCGCCGTCCGCGCGAGGCGTCGGGCACCAGCGGCATGACGGCGGCCATGAACGGAGCCATCAACTTTTCGATTTCCGACGGCTGGGTACCGGAATTTGCCGAGCACGGCAAAAACGCGTTCATCATTCCGCCGACTGACCCGACTTTGCCGATCGACCAGCAGGATACGAACGATTACGAAAACCTGATGGGCATTCTGGAAAACGAAATTCTGCCGCTGTACTACGACCGCCCGAAAGAGTGGGAAAAACTGGTGAAGCGCAGCATGCTGGAAGTGACGCCCCGCTTTGATTCCAACCGCATGGCGGACGAATATTACGAGCTGATGTACGACTACCACGAGTAGTCTTGGTCAACGACTACTTTGATGCGCTGCGTTGCCTCCGGGCAGGGCAGCGTTTTTTGTTGCGCAGAGGTGCGGGAAGTGGCGTGTATCTGAGAATATCCGTAAGTTGTTGGCAATGATGCGTCTACAAGGTCTGTTAACCCGGGGGCGGTGGCTGGCATTCGGGGTGTTGCTGTTGGTTCTGACAAACCGTTGTCAGCCCAAAGAAGCGCCTGATTTGTGCGACTGTGTGCCCGTCGACGAGCAGGGAAACTGGGACATGCACCTCAGCGAAGGGTGTATTCAGCAATTTATCGACCGTTTTGGAGAAGATCTGCACGGCATGGAACGTTGGTTTCGGGACAGTTGCTCCACGTACCGGGCGCGCAAAGAGAAACCGGAAATTCAGGCGTGATGGAAGAAGAAGCTTTGGAAGGCGAGTGGATGCGGTTGGTGGCGCCTTACGAAGTGGCGCCGATGCTGACGGAAACCACGTGGCAGGAGCTGCACGGGGCCTATACTGCTCCACAGCGGCATTATCATACCCTGGCGCACGTCGCCGCTTTGCTGACGTACGCAAAGGAATTCAGGTCGGCATTGCCCGATTACGATGCCGTGCGATTTGCCATCTGGTTTCACGACGCGGTGTACAATCCGTTACGGAACGACAACGAGCTGCGCAGCGCGCAACAGGCGATTCACTTTTTACAACAAACGCGTTTTGAGTCCGTGCGCCTCCAACAGGTAGCGCACTGGATCAGACGCACACAACGGCATCAGGACCGGGAGCCAAACGAACCTGTTGAACTGCACTGGTTTCTGGCTTTCGATTTGGCGGTGTTGAGCGCTTCGCCCGCCGTGTACCAGCGCTATGCTCAGCAAATTCGGCAGGAATACCGTCACGTACCCGACCTGCTGTACAAGCCCGGACGCCGAAAAGTGCTGGAAGCGTTTTTGAACGAACCCACCCTTTACCGAACTGCTCATTTCCAACAGCGGGAGGCGCAAGCTCGCGAAAATCTGCGGGCGGAACTAGAAAAGCTACATTAGGTTATAGGGGCACGATAGCATCGCCCCGACGGATGGTGCCGCCCTGAATGACACGGGCTGTAATGCCGCCGTGCTGACGCATGGCGTTGTACCCACCTGGCCCCAGGTTCTTTTCCATCTTCGAACAGGGGTGGCATTCGCCGGTCCATTCCAGAATCACCTCCTCGCCAATGCGGAATTGTCGTTCTTTCAGCGCCAGCAGGTTCAGGCCGCGCACCACCAGGTTGCGCCGCACCAGTCCCGGATCTACGTCCTCCCGGTGGAGATACGATGCCACGGCCGTGAGATGCTCGGCATGAATCAGCGTTACGGCGCGTTTGTCGCTATTTTTTCCCGAAAAGCGATCACCCTTCAAGCCCTGACCGGGCTGCACCTCTACTTCGTCTACCACCTGCATGGGAGCATCGCGTCCGGGACGCAGGCCGATCCACTCCAGCGCGCCGGCGTGGGGGTGAATCTGCATCAGGTCATTTATCGTTTGCACTTGGAAAGTTGGGGATTAGCCGCTTCTTTGCGGTCCGGTTGCGGTCCGGTTGCGGTCCGGTTGCGGTCCGGTTGCGGTCCGGTTGCGGTCAAAGATCGCTAAACCAAACGAAATTATCATGAAATATCTGATTGCCTGCCTGGGCAACATCGGTCCTGAATACGAGCTTACGCGTCATAACATTGGTTTTCTGGTCGCCGACCGGCTGGCCGACCAGCAAAGCACCACGTTTCGCTCCGGTCGGCATGCCTTCACGGCCGAGTTCAAATACAAGGGGCGTACCATTTATCTGATCAAGCCGACGACGTACATGAACCTGAGTGGTAAGGCGGTTAACTACTGGCTGAAAGAACTGAAAATCCCCGTTGAAAACCTGCTGGTCGTTACCGACGATCTGGCGCTGCCTTTTGCCAAACTGCGTTTGAAAGGCAAAGGCTCGAATGGCGGCCACAATGGGCTAGGCAATATCCAGGAAGTGCTGGGCACAACGACCTACGCACGCTTGCGATTCGGCATTGGCAGTGAGTTCTCGCGCGGACGTCAGATCGACTACGTATTGAGCAACTTCAGCAAAGAAGAGATGGATGAAATTCTGATTCCGATCGATCGCGCCTGTGAAATGATTCTTTCGTTTTGTACGGTGGGGATCGACCGGACTATGAACCAGTTCAACCAGTAAGTATGATTGCCGTCATTCAACGTGTCAGCGAAGCCTCGGTCACCATCGATGGCAATGTGCGCGGCGCCATCGGAACGGGATTGCTGGTGCTGTTGGGCATTACGCACGACGACGGAGACGAAGACCTGACGTGGCTGAGCAAAAAGGTAGTACAGCTGCGGATTTTTGGCGACGAGGAAGGAAAAATGAACCGCTCGTTGCTCGACGTAGGTGGTGACTTGCTGCTGATCAGTCAGTTTACGCTCCATGCCAGTACCAAAAAAGGCAACCGGCCTTCGTACATCGAGGCGGCTCGTCCCGACGTGGCTGTTCCGCTGTATGAGCGGATGATTGAGCAGTTAACGACCGATCTGGGCAAGTCCATTGCCACCGGCGAGTTTGGCGCCGATATGAAAGTGCGTCTGTTGAACGATGGTCCGGTCACGATCGTCATCGATACGAAAGACCGCAAGTAAAACCGAACCTACGTCAGGGAGAAGTGGGGATTGTGAATAATGCCGAAGACGTTGTCCCAGGGATCTTTCACAGCGGCGACCCAAATGCCTCCGCCCACTTCCTGAGGTTGCTCAAACTCTTTCGCGCCCAGCGCTAGCAACGCCTCATAGTTCTTCTGAACGTCGTCGACGCCCCAATACGTGACAACACTGGCGGTTTTGTCCGGCTCATGCGCTTCGGGCTGAAGTCCCAGTTCGTAGCCCGCTACGTTGAAACCCACGTAGAACGGTTCGTCGAAATAAGGAGGCATGTGCAACACCTGTGAATACCACGTTTTTGCCTCGTCGATGTCAGTCACTTTGTAGATAGTAGTGCGGAGGCCCAGGAAGGGAGTGGACATAGGAGAGAGGAAGTTGAGTGAAATGCTATAAAAAAGGCAGCGGAAACGCTGCCATAAGATCTATCTAGTTGCGGGTGATTTTGGCTTTGTAGCGCCAGACTTCCAGGATGTCGGCGGCCATCACCACGTCGGGTTTGTATTCCGGGTTTTCCGATTCGATGATCACGGCGCCGCGTTTGCGGACGGCGTTGATGCACCGTTTCACCAAGATGCCTTCTGTGCTGACAATCACGTAGATGTCGCCATCTTTAATTTCTTCCAGAGATTCGATGTGCTCGCAGATGAGCAGATCGCCGGGCTGAATGATGGGCTGCATACTGTCGCCGGCTACTTCGAAAATGCGGTATGTACCGTTGGTGAAACCGGGAATGCTGAACGTCTGCAGATCGCGGATGAACGAAGGATCGTTCAACAGACGCGGATAACCAGCCTGCGCCTTTACGGGAACGAAAAGAATGTTTTCGCGGGTTTCGGTGGGGTCCAGTACAATGACGCGGGGTGGCATTTTATTCAACGGTTGGTTTACTTTTTTCTCTCCGGTTTCAATGTACTCGGGGGTGGTGCCGTAGAGTGCAGCGAGTTTCCGTAAAACTGGCACTTTAATCCGAACATTAGAATCTTTCTCGTAAACATTTATACGACTATGGCTCACACCCACCCGGCTGCCGGCTTCCCGTTGTGTGAGGCCGGTTTGTTTCCGTAATGTCGCTAGTCGCTCTGCTTGGTTCATGGTCCGCCTTGAGTTCGTTTTTTACAAAAGTAGAGGAAAACGCACCATTTCAAAAATTTGGTTCTAAAATTTTAGGTACGAACTGGTGTGTTTTGGTTTGTTTTAGTACATTTGACAAGTCTTTCAAACACTACTGTTTTGGTCCAGATTCGTCACCTCATCCACAACATGGTATTACCTATCATGAACCAGCGGCTCAACCTCACTGAGCAACGCGAATTGCGTCGTTTCCTCGAATATCCGGATGCGCTTCACGGGTGTCATGTCCACATTGGGCGGGAGCGACTGTCGGTGCTGCAGCAGCTTGCCGAAAAGCAGTACATCGAATGGGTACGCCACGACCACGGCGTCGATTATTTCCGGCTTATGGTAGAGTAAGCTTCCCTCGAGTTCTCATCCTTAAACCCGATACCTCATGAAAAACTCGTTGAACTGGTTCGAAATCCCAGTAGCTGATTTTGACCGTGCACACCGCTTTTACAGCATAATTTACGCACATCAGCTCCCGATTCAGGAGTCGGATGGTTACCGTATGGCCATGTTTCAGGACACTATGGAGCAGGAAGGAGTAGGGGGAGCAATCGTGGCTGGAGCGGGGCAGATACCCGGACCCGCCGGGGCAAAAGTCTACTTGAATTTGGGCGATAATCTGGACGAAATTCTGGCCCGTGTCGAGCCGGCCGGCGGGAAGATTGTCATTCCGGCTACGAAAATGCCGGAGTATGGGAGTTATGCCGTATTTGAAGACACCGAAGGAAATCACGTAGGGGTACACACGTATAATTAGCCTCTCTCAATCAGCAATTTTTCCTACGTGACCCGACCCTGTCCGCATTGCGGGCGGGGTTTTTTATTGGTTTGTTTTGGGTAAATGGTACATCAGGAGTTCTGTTTTGGTTCGTTCGCCAACAAGGCACTCAGTTGTCGATTGATCTGCTCCGCCTGTGTAAGCACCATCAAGTGGCCTCCCCGATGAATCGGCACAAAACCGTGTATGCGCGCCGGTGGCAGGAGTCGGTCACGGGTGCCGTGGAGACGCAGGTGAATTAGCTGTCCTGTGTTGCCTGACCATGCCAACCCCTGTTGAAGTGCCCAACGCAAAAAATCGACATCAGTATCGTGCAATATGTTGCTCAAGAGGCCACGCGTACGTGCGTTATCGGCGCCAAACATCCAGTACGTAAACGGCGTAGGGATGCGCAGCAGCGACATGGGAAACCACCGCGTGATGCGAAGCTTGCCAAGCGCCCGGAACAGGGGTGGAAGTTCGTGCGGGTGCACGAAACTGGAAATCAGCACCAACCGATGCGGCGGGCGAAATCGAGACATCACCTGTGCCACGATGCCTCCAAACGAAACGCCTACAAAAACGCATATTTCTGGTGAAGTCACCTGCTCAGCAAGTCGTCGCGTGTAACCCTCCAGGGTTTCTTCTGGGCGTACGGGGAGCCACTGCAGGTACTGCTTGGTATGGCCAGGAAGAAATATATCCTGAAACACACGCTCGTCGGCTCCCAATCCTGGGAAGAAGACCAGGTGCATTACTGCGCCAGTTTGCCCTCGGCCCGGGCGTACGGCAGGCGTGTGAGTCGCTTGGGTTGGTAGTACGCATCCAGGCCGACCGATGCGACCGTATTGGCCGCTTC includes:
- the glgP gene encoding alpha-glucan family phosphorylase, translating into MEFAIHQSLKTYSGGLGFLAGSHMRSAYELKQNMIGIGMLWKYGYYDQVRTEDNTMKVLFRKKYYNFLEDSGIMVPVYVNNHQIYVKALYLRPEVFNTIPMYFLTTDIDENDHLAQTITHRLYDSNTATRIAQNLVLGVGGAKVVDALGGADIYHMNEGHALPLTFHLYQKFGHDLNEVKKRVCFTTHTPEKAGNEEHNIYQLHQMGFFSNLPLEEVRQITGIDTDSFSHSLAALRLCKIANGVSELHGKVSRDMWGENSGIAKIIHITNAQNKTYWADKQLAGNLASGDDEALFHRKKHLKKRLFETVADQTGKIFDKDVLTIVWARRFAEYKRADLIKRDIMRFNRLINNDKYPVQIIWAGKPYPFDYNAISRFDHLVTSSYKTKNTAVLVGYELALSMLLKQGADIWLNTPRRPREASGTSGMTAAMNGAINFSISDGWVPEFAEHGKNAFIIPPTDPTLPIDQQDTNDYENLMGILENEILPLYYDRPKEWEKLVKRSMLEVTPRFDSNRMADEYYELMYDYHE
- a CDS encoding MOSC domain-containing protein translates to MQTINDLMQIHPHAGALEWIGLRPGRDAPMQVVDEVEVQPGQGLKGDRFSGKNSDKRAVTLIHAEHLTAVASYLHREDVDPGLVRRNLVVRGLNLLALKERQFRIGEEVILEWTGECHPCSKMEKNLGPGGYNAMRQHGGITARVIQGGTIRRGDAIVPL
- the pth gene encoding aminoacyl-tRNA hydrolase, whose amino-acid sequence is MKYLIACLGNIGPEYELTRHNIGFLVADRLADQQSTTFRSGRHAFTAEFKYKGRTIYLIKPTTYMNLSGKAVNYWLKELKIPVENLLVVTDDLALPFAKLRLKGKGSNGGHNGLGNIQEVLGTTTYARLRFGIGSEFSRGRQIDYVLSNFSKEEMDEILIPIDRACEMILSFCTVGIDRTMNQFNQ
- the dtd gene encoding D-aminoacyl-tRNA deacylase, whose amino-acid sequence is MIAVIQRVSEASVTIDGNVRGAIGTGLLVLLGITHDDGDEDLTWLSKKVVQLRIFGDEEGKMNRSLLDVGGDLLLISQFTLHASTKKGNRPSYIEAARPDVAVPLYERMIEQLTTDLGKSIATGEFGADMKVRLLNDGPVTIVIDTKDRK
- a CDS encoding VOC family protein, giving the protein MSTPFLGLRTTIYKVTDIDEAKTWYSQVLHMPPYFDEPFYVGFNVAGYELGLQPEAHEPDKTASVVTYWGVDDVQKNYEALLALGAKEFEQPQEVGGGIWVAAVKDPWDNVFGIIHNPHFSLT
- a CDS encoding S24 family peptidase is translated as MNQAERLATLRKQTGLTQREAGSRVGVSHSRINVYEKDSNVRIKVPVLRKLAALYGTTPEYIETGEKKVNQPLNKMPPRVIVLDPTETRENILFVPVKAQAGYPRLLNDPSFIRDLQTFSIPGFTNGTYRIFEVAGDSMQPIIQPGDLLICEHIESLEEIKDGDIYVIVSTEGILVKRCINAVRKRGAVIIESENPEYKPDVVMAADILEVWRYKAKITRN
- a CDS encoding VOC family protein, producing the protein MKNSLNWFEIPVADFDRAHRFYSIIYAHQLPIQESDGYRMAMFQDTMEQEGVGGAIVAGAGQIPGPAGAKVYLNLGDNLDEILARVEPAGGKIVIPATKMPEYGSYAVFEDTEGNHVGVHTYN
- a CDS encoding alpha/beta fold hydrolase, with product MHLVFFPGLGADERVFQDIFLPGHTKQYLQWLPVRPEETLEGYTRRLAEQVTSPEICVFVGVSFGGIVAQVMSRFRPPHRLVLISSFVHPHELPPLFRALGKLRITRWFPMSLLRIPTPFTYWMFGADNARTRGLLSNILHDTDVDFLRWALQQGLAWSGNTGQLIHLRLHGTRDRLLPPARIHGFVPIHRGGHLMVLTQAEQINRQLSALLANEPKQNS